One genomic segment of Rhizobium viscosum includes these proteins:
- a CDS encoding ABC transporter substrate-binding protein: MRKFLSSAALAVVMMAGFGSAHAADVKEVQMLHWWTSGGEAAALNVLKQDLAKEGFAWKDVPVAGGGGDAAMTALKAMVAAGTYPTASQMLGYTVLDYAQAGVMGDLTETAKKEGWDKSVPAALQKFSVYDGKWVAAPVNVHSVNWLWINKSVMDKIGGTQPKTFDDLIALLDKAKAAGVIPLALGGQNWQEATMFDSIVLSTGGPEFYKKAFNDLDEESLKSDTMKKSFDNLAKIIKYVDPNFSGRDWNLATAMVIKGDALVQVMGDWAKGEFVAAKKTPDTDFLCYRFPGTEGSVVYNSDMFGMFNVPDDRKAAQVALATATLSKSFQSAFNVVKGSVPARTDVPDTDFDACGKKGIADLKAANEGGTLFGSLAQGYGAPPAIANAYKDVVSKFVHGQIKTSDEAVTQLVQAIDDAR; the protein is encoded by the coding sequence ATGCGCAAGTTTTTGAGCTCGGCAGCTCTTGCTGTCGTGATGATGGCTGGTTTCGGCAGCGCTCACGCGGCTGACGTCAAGGAAGTCCAGATGCTGCACTGGTGGACGTCGGGCGGTGAAGCCGCGGCGCTCAACGTGCTGAAGCAGGACCTCGCTAAGGAAGGCTTTGCTTGGAAGGACGTGCCGGTGGCCGGCGGTGGCGGCGACGCAGCCATGACCGCGCTGAAGGCGATGGTTGCCGCGGGCACCTATCCGACCGCTTCTCAGATGCTCGGCTATACCGTTCTCGACTATGCCCAGGCTGGCGTCATGGGTGACCTGACCGAGACGGCAAAGAAGGAGGGCTGGGACAAGTCCGTTCCGGCAGCGCTGCAGAAGTTCTCCGTCTATGACGGCAAGTGGGTCGCAGCCCCTGTGAACGTTCACTCCGTCAACTGGCTGTGGATCAACAAGTCGGTCATGGACAAGATCGGCGGCACGCAGCCGAAGACCTTCGACGACCTGATCGCCCTGCTCGACAAGGCAAAGGCAGCCGGCGTCATCCCGCTCGCGCTTGGCGGTCAGAACTGGCAGGAAGCCACGATGTTCGACTCCATCGTGCTGTCGACCGGCGGTCCGGAATTCTACAAGAAGGCTTTCAACGACCTCGACGAGGAATCGCTGAAGTCCGACACGATGAAGAAGTCCTTCGATAACCTCGCCAAGATCATCAAGTATGTCGATCCGAACTTCTCGGGCCGCGACTGGAACCTGGCGACCGCCATGGTCATCAAGGGCGATGCTCTGGTGCAGGTCATGGGCGACTGGGCGAAGGGCGAATTCGTTGCCGCCAAGAAGACCCCCGATACCGACTTCCTGTGCTATCGTTTCCCGGGCACCGAGGGCAGCGTGGTCTACAACTCCGACATGTTCGGCATGTTCAACGTGCCTGACGACCGCAAGGCCGCTCAGGTGGCGCTCGCCACAGCAACGCTGTCGAAGAGCTTCCAGTCCGCCTTCAACGTCGTCAAGGGTTCGGTTCCGGCCCGCACCGACGTTCCGGATACGGATTTCGACGCTTGCGGCAAGAAGGGCATTGCCGACCTGAAGGCTGCCAACGAAGGCGGCACGCTGTTCGGCTCGCTCGCTCAGGGCTATGGTGCTCCTCCGGCGATCGCCAACGCCTATAAGGACGTTGTCTCGAAGTTCGTCCATGGTCAGATCAAGACCTCCGATGAAGCTGTTACCCAGCTCGTTCAGGCCATCGACGACGCTCGCTAA
- a CDS encoding carbohydrate ABC transporter permease, whose protein sequence is MSTVATTDPALTSKPSTRMSIRGRLQDALPKIVLAPSFLITVIFVYGFIVWTAYLSFTNSKTFPSYALTGSRAYQRLWRWTFESDPPSSWYTSITNMGIFGFLYIFICLGLGLLLAILLDQKIRGEGILRPIFLYPMALSFIVTGVAWKWFLDPGLGLEQTLHHFGWTSFHFDWIKNKDFVIYTVVIAGVWQASGFVMAMFLAGLRGIDGEIMKAAQIDGASPFQMYRRIVIPMLRPIFLSAFIVLAHMAIKSYDLVVALTSGGPGGSAWLPSNFMYEYTFKRNEMAVGSASAIIMLMTISAIIVPYLYSELREKGR, encoded by the coding sequence ATGAGTACAGTTGCGACCACGGATCCGGCGCTGACGTCGAAGCCCTCAACTCGCATGTCCATTCGCGGCCGACTGCAGGATGCATTGCCGAAAATCGTATTGGCGCCGAGTTTCCTCATCACGGTGATCTTCGTCTACGGTTTCATCGTCTGGACGGCCTATCTCTCCTTCACCAATTCCAAGACTTTTCCGTCCTATGCGCTGACCGGCTCGCGCGCCTATCAGCGGCTCTGGCGCTGGACCTTCGAAAGCGATCCGCCGTCCTCCTGGTACACATCGATCACCAATATGGGGATCTTCGGCTTCCTCTATATCTTCATCTGCCTTGGACTCGGCCTGCTGCTGGCAATCCTTCTCGACCAGAAGATCCGTGGCGAAGGCATCTTGCGGCCGATCTTCCTCTACCCGATGGCGCTGTCCTTCATCGTGACGGGCGTTGCCTGGAAATGGTTTCTCGATCCGGGCCTCGGGCTCGAGCAGACGCTGCATCATTTCGGCTGGACGAGCTTTCACTTCGACTGGATCAAGAACAAGGATTTCGTCATCTACACCGTCGTCATCGCCGGTGTCTGGCAGGCCTCGGGCTTCGTCATGGCGATGTTTCTTGCGGGGCTTCGCGGTATCGACGGCGAGATCATGAAGGCGGCGCAGATCGACGGCGCATCGCCCTTCCAGATGTACCGGCGGATCGTCATCCCGATGCTGCGGCCGATCTTCCTGTCGGCCTTCATCGTGCTCGCTCATATGGCGATCAAGTCCTACGACCTCGTGGTGGCGTTGACCTCAGGCGGCCCCGGCGGCTCTGCCTGGCTGCCGTCCAACTTCATGTACGAATACACATTCAAGCGGAATGAAATGGCCGTCGGCTCTGCAAGCGCCATCATCATGCTGATGACCATCTCGGCGATCATCGTTCCCTATCTCTATTCCGAACTCAGGGAGAAGGGGCGATGA
- a CDS encoding carbohydrate ABC transporter permease, producing the protein MSSITSSEIASSQGGNSGRWIGRVIIYGLLAIFAVLYLMPLFVMLTTSFKTMDEIQNGNMLALPQAPTLDPWFKAWGETCVGLTCAGIKGYFWNSIKMVVPAVAISTVLGALNGYVLTKWRFPGHTLVFGLMLFACFIPFQSVLLPMATILGSLGRFGVMLQNATGFNFGFGNPTVNLVFVHVVYGLGFTTLFFRNFYEAFPTELVKAAQVDGASFFQIFRRIMLPNSLPIIVVTVIYQFTNIWNDFLFASAYAGTGDSMPMTVALNNVVNTSTGVVEYNVNMAAAMIAAVPTLIVYILAGRYFVRGLMAGAVKG; encoded by the coding sequence ATGAGCAGCATTACATCCTCCGAGATCGCGAGCTCGCAGGGCGGCAATAGTGGCCGCTGGATCGGCCGCGTCATCATATACGGCCTGCTGGCGATATTCGCCGTTCTCTATCTGATGCCGCTCTTCGTCATGCTGACGACGTCGTTCAAGACGATGGACGAGATCCAGAACGGCAACATGCTGGCTCTGCCGCAGGCGCCCACGCTCGATCCCTGGTTCAAGGCCTGGGGCGAGACCTGCGTCGGTCTCACCTGTGCAGGCATCAAGGGCTACTTCTGGAATTCCATCAAGATGGTCGTGCCGGCAGTTGCCATTTCGACCGTTCTCGGTGCGCTCAACGGCTATGTGCTGACGAAGTGGCGGTTTCCCGGTCATACACTGGTCTTCGGGCTGATGCTCTTTGCGTGCTTCATCCCGTTTCAGTCGGTGCTCCTGCCGATGGCAACCATTCTCGGCTCGCTGGGTCGCTTCGGCGTCATGCTGCAGAACGCCACGGGTTTCAACTTCGGCTTCGGCAATCCGACGGTCAATCTGGTCTTCGTCCACGTCGTCTACGGTCTGGGCTTCACGACACTGTTCTTCCGCAATTTCTATGAGGCCTTTCCGACGGAGTTGGTAAAGGCAGCGCAGGTCGATGGGGCGAGCTTCTTCCAGATCTTCCGCCGCATCATGCTGCCGAATTCGCTGCCGATCATCGTGGTGACGGTCATCTACCAGTTCACCAATATCTGGAACGACTTCCTGTTTGCCTCGGCCTATGCGGGCACGGGCGATTCCATGCCGATGACGGTGGCGCTGAACAACGTCGTCAATACCTCGACCGGCGTGGTCGAATACAATGTCAACATGGCTGCGGCGATGATCGCGGCCGTTCCTACGCTCATCGTCTATATCCTCGCCGGCCGCTACTTCGTGCGCGGTCTGATGGCGGGCGCCGTCAAAGGGTGA
- a CDS encoding ABC transporter ATP-binding protein yields MAFLEISGLKKRFGAVDILKGIDLELEKGGFLVLVGPSGCGKSTLLNTIAGLEAITSGEIRIDGRAINDLHPSKRDIAMVFQSYALYPNMTVAGNIAFGMEIRGVPKDEREKAIKQVSDMLQIGHLLDRKPSQLSGGQRQRVAMGRALVRNPQVFLFDEPLSNLDAKLRVDMRTEIKRLHQRMGTTIVYVTHDQIEAMTLATKIAVLKDGVLQQFGTPAEIYNSPANVFVADFMGSPAMNLLNATVENGDGGLQVSLERPNAEPLKLPVNAGNNSLTGYAGKQVIFGIRPEALTDPDGADRKAKSVIHGDCAIEVVEPAGSDTFAVTKLGGKSVVARLGADTGILPGQNTRLAFNLDKAVFFDPASQLRIA; encoded by the coding sequence ATGGCTTTCCTTGAAATTTCCGGTCTCAAGAAGCGCTTCGGCGCCGTCGACATCCTCAAGGGAATCGATCTGGAACTCGAAAAGGGCGGCTTCCTGGTGCTGGTCGGCCCGTCCGGTTGCGGCAAGTCCACGCTGCTCAACACGATTGCCGGGCTTGAGGCAATCACCTCAGGCGAAATTCGCATCGACGGCCGCGCCATCAACGACCTGCATCCGTCCAAGCGCGATATCGCCATGGTGTTCCAGAGCTATGCGCTCTATCCGAACATGACGGTTGCCGGCAACATTGCCTTCGGCATGGAAATCCGCGGCGTGCCGAAGGACGAGCGGGAGAAGGCGATCAAGCAGGTCTCCGACATGCTGCAGATCGGCCATCTGCTTGATCGCAAGCCATCGCAGCTCTCGGGCGGTCAGCGGCAGCGCGTGGCGATGGGCCGCGCGCTTGTGCGCAATCCGCAGGTCTTCCTCTTCGACGAGCCGCTCTCCAATCTCGATGCGAAGCTGCGCGTCGACATGCGCACGGAGATCAAGCGCCTGCACCAGCGCATGGGAACGACGATCGTCTATGTCACGCACGACCAGATCGAGGCCATGACGCTGGCGACGAAGATTGCGGTGCTGAAGGATGGCGTGCTGCAGCAGTTCGGCACGCCGGCCGAAATCTACAACAGCCCGGCCAATGTCTTCGTGGCTGATTTCATGGGATCGCCGGCGATGAACCTGCTCAACGCCACCGTCGAAAACGGCGACGGCGGGCTGCAGGTCTCGCTGGAGCGGCCCAATGCCGAGCCGCTGAAGCTGCCGGTCAATGCAGGCAACAACAGCCTTACCGGCTACGCGGGCAAGCAGGTGATCTTCGGCATCCGTCCCGAAGCACTGACCGACCCCGATGGTGCCGACCGCAAGGCGAAGTCGGTCATTCACGGCGACTGTGCCATCGAAGTCGTGGAACCGGCCGGTTCGGATACGTTTGCTGTCACCAAGCTTGGCGGCAAGTCGGTGGTGGCGCGTCTCGGCGCCGATACCGGCATTCTGCCTGGTCAGAACACTCGCCTTGCCTTCAATCTCGACAAGGCGGTGTTCTTCGATCCTGCCAGCCAACTCAGGATCGCGTAA
- a CDS encoding glycoside hydrolase family 2 protein, translating into MRSVVSLNESWSFHEGFGHRLTEAFDGTHMVSLPHTAVELPFNYFDEKRYQRAFTYQKVLRWLPEFEGREVSILFDGAMADSVVYLNGEEIIAHKDGYTPFEARLTGKLIKGENLITVKIDGSENPAIPPFGGRIDYLTYAGIYRDVWLKVTDKVSIRNIKIETHDILSDRKSATVRVDIANPQGLTYAATVTGSLRDAHGNILASAAGETIGTSTTLSFGGLSDIELWDLSNPALYEVSVELKTEHGADRTTGHFGFRTAKFTPEGFLLNGRPVKLQGLNRHQAYPYVGYAAGRSAQERDADIMKKVLKCNIVRTSHYPQSKWFLDQCDRIGLLVFEEIPGWQHIGDLDWQQESIENVRRMIERDWNHPSIVIWGVRINESLDSHDFYTATNRLAHELDSTRQTGGVRYLTESELLEDVYTMNDFILGNEELPGANRPRTALRSQQENTGLSYKVPYIITEFNGHMHPTKMYDAEQRQAEHVRRHLEVLNAAYGDPDISGAIGWCMFDYNTHKDFGSGDRICYHGVMDMFREPKFAAYVYASQCDPSDEVIMKPVTFWARGERSIGGVLPLIILTNCDEVELTYGSLTKRIGPDRENYPHLPHPPVVLDHRHFTQDELGRWGLEWIDGEFTGFINGEPVARLTLAADPLPTRLEVAPDSTTLKARERDTTRVIIRALDQRGQRLPFLNDAVTLTVKGPAKIVGPTSVPLQGGTAGFWLEATGLTGEITIEAASSHFATVSISVAAV; encoded by the coding sequence ATGCGTTCTGTCGTTTCCCTCAACGAATCCTGGAGCTTCCATGAAGGCTTTGGTCATCGCCTGACCGAGGCTTTCGACGGCACCCACATGGTCAGCCTGCCACATACGGCGGTCGAACTGCCCTTCAACTATTTCGACGAGAAGCGCTACCAGCGCGCCTTTACCTATCAAAAGGTGCTGCGCTGGCTGCCGGAATTCGAAGGCCGCGAAGTCTCCATCCTCTTCGACGGCGCCATGGCCGACAGCGTCGTCTATCTGAACGGCGAGGAGATCATCGCCCATAAGGATGGCTATACGCCCTTCGAAGCCCGGCTGACCGGCAAACTCATCAAGGGCGAGAACCTGATCACCGTCAAGATCGACGGCAGCGAGAACCCCGCCATCCCGCCCTTCGGCGGCCGTATCGACTATCTGACCTATGCCGGCATCTATCGCGACGTCTGGCTGAAGGTCACCGATAAGGTTTCGATCCGCAACATCAAGATCGAAACGCACGACATCCTCTCCGACAGAAAATCGGCGACAGTGCGTGTCGATATCGCCAACCCGCAGGGCCTCACCTATGCGGCAACGGTCACCGGATCACTGCGGGACGCGCATGGCAACATTCTGGCAAGTGCTGCCGGCGAGACGATCGGTACCAGCACCACGCTTTCCTTCGGCGGCCTGAGCGATATCGAACTCTGGGATCTGTCGAACCCGGCGCTCTATGAAGTCTCCGTCGAACTGAAGACGGAACATGGCGCCGACCGGACCACCGGCCATTTCGGCTTCCGCACTGCCAAATTCACCCCGGAAGGCTTCCTGCTCAATGGCCGTCCCGTAAAGCTCCAGGGCCTCAACCGCCATCAGGCCTATCCCTATGTAGGCTACGCTGCCGGCCGCTCCGCGCAGGAGCGCGATGCCGATATCATGAAGAAGGTGCTGAAGTGCAATATCGTGCGCACCTCGCATTATCCGCAGTCGAAATGGTTCCTGGACCAGTGTGACCGCATCGGCCTGCTGGTTTTCGAGGAAATCCCCGGCTGGCAGCATATCGGCGATCTCGACTGGCAGCAGGAATCCATCGAGAACGTGCGCCGCATGATCGAGCGCGACTGGAATCACCCCTCGATCGTCATCTGGGGCGTGCGCATCAATGAATCGCTCGACAGCCACGATTTCTATACCGCGACCAATCGGCTGGCCCACGAACTGGATTCCACCCGCCAGACCGGCGGCGTGCGCTATCTGACCGAAAGCGAGTTGCTGGAAGACGTCTACACGATGAACGACTTCATCCTCGGCAACGAGGAATTGCCGGGCGCCAACCGCCCGCGCACGGCACTTCGCAGCCAGCAGGAAAATACCGGCCTGTCCTACAAGGTCCCCTACATCATCACCGAGTTCAACGGCCACATGCATCCGACCAAGATGTATGATGCCGAGCAGCGCCAGGCCGAGCATGTACGCCGCCATCTCGAAGTGCTGAACGCGGCCTATGGCGATCCGGATATTTCTGGCGCGATCGGCTGGTGCATGTTCGACTATAACACGCACAAGGATTTCGGCTCCGGCGACCGCATCTGCTATCACGGCGTCATGGATATGTTCCGCGAACCGAAATTCGCGGCCTACGTCTACGCCAGCCAGTGCGATCCCTCAGATGAAGTGATCATGAAGCCGGTCACCTTCTGGGCGCGCGGCGAACGCAGCATCGGCGGCGTGCTGCCGCTGATCATCCTGACCAATTGCGACGAGGTGGAGCTGACATACGGCTCGCTGACGAAGCGCATCGGTCCGGACCGCGAAAACTATCCGCACTTGCCGCATCCGCCGGTCGTGCTGGACCACCGCCATTTCACCCAGGACGAACTCGGCCGCTGGGGTCTGGAATGGATCGATGGCGAATTCACCGGGTTCATCAATGGCGAGCCCGTGGCAAGGCTGACGCTCGCAGCCGATCCACTGCCGACCAGACTGGAAGTCGCGCCCGACAGCACCACGCTGAAGGCTCGCGAACGCGACACGACCCGCGTCATCATCCGCGCGCTCGACCAGCGCGGCCAGCGCCTGCCCTTCCTGAACGATGCTGTAACGCTGACGGTCAAAGGCCCTGCCAAGATTGTCGGTCCGACGAGTGTCCCGCTGCAAGGCGGCACGGCTGGCTTCTGGCTGGAGGCAACGGGCCTGACGGGCGAAATCACCATCGAAGCGGCATCCAGCCACTTCGCAACTGTTAGCATTTCCGTGGCTGCCGTCTGA